One Neoarius graeffei isolate fNeoGra1 chromosome 9, fNeoGra1.pri, whole genome shotgun sequence genomic window, ctcctgtgtcctgtcctcgccccattcccccaccgcggaggcgggggctggcaccaccccagccggcctgccgcacccgcggtgccctcccgtttctcccttctgtgtctgtctctcccccacctcaggtgagtgagccccagatcaccggtgcagagggaaagcccgggccggtttgctggtgctgcggggagccgggccacctccagcagcagtgcacggcgatggaagtgggcacggtggttcggatccccgacgcgccagaggccgccctcgatcgggccggagcgtatcgcataccggtgagtatccaaggggatacatatcaggcgttggtggattctggttgtaaccagacctcaattcaccaaagcctggtgcaaaatgaggcattggggggagcacagggggtgaaggtgttgtgtgtgcacagggatgttcacagctaccctttggtgtcggtccacattttttttcagaggggaaaaatttatagtgaaggtggcggttaatcctcgccttacccactctttaattttggggactgattggccgggatttcggggtttaatgacacgcttagtaaagagtgggtcctgccatttaacagggggaggtcccggtgtcgctttggcaggagcagctgtcacagaaccatctacgtcatctccgtgtcagagtgaggagccgccggctcctcctctctctattggggaatccctcgcggatttcccattagaacaatcgtgagatgagactctgcgacatgcgtttgaccaagtgagagtaatcgatggtcaaacgctccagccaaacgccaccccgtccttcccctacttcgcaattatgaaggataggttataccgagtaacacaggacactcaaactaaagagcgagtcacgcagcttttgattccgaagagccgccaggaattggtattccaggcggctcactttaatcccatggctggacacttagggcaggataagacactagcccgaataatggcccgattctattggccggggattcgcggcgatgttcgtaggttgtgtatggcatgccgcgaatgccagttagtaaatccagcggccattccaaaagcgcctttgcgccctcttccattgatcgagaccccgtttgagaaaattgggatggatctcgtcgggccattagatcggtcagcacaagggtaccgctttatattagttctggtggactatgcaacgcaatacccagaagcagtgcctctgcgcaatatctcggcatgcagtattgcagaggcactcttccgcgttatctcctgagtcggaatcccgaaagagattctgactgatcaaggcactacatttatgtcacggacactgcgcgaactgtatgggttattggggattaagccgatccgcaccagtgtgtatcacccacaaacggacggtttagtgaaacggttcaatcgcaccctcaaaaatatcattaaaaaattcgtaagtgaggacgcacgtaattgggataagtggctcgaacccttgttgttctcagtgtgagaggttccccaagcctccatggggttctccccgttcgaattattatatgggcgtaagccgcgcggcatcctagacgtgctgcgggaaaattgggaggagggaccttcacaaagcaagaacgaaattcaatacgttatggacctgcgcgcaaaactccacacactcacccacctaactcaggagaatttgcggcaggcccaggaacggcaagcccgcctgtacaacaagggtacgtgccttagggagttcacccagggagataaagtactcatgctgttgcccacttcaagctccaaattgatcgccaagtggcaaggtccctttgaggtcacacggcgagtcggggacgtcgactacgaggtgaggcaaacggacaggggtggggcgcttcaaatttaccacctcaatctgcttaaactctggaacgaggaggtccccgtggcgttggtgtcagtggttccggagaaggcggagctggggccggaggttcaaaaaggggcattggcatcccgtacctctccggtcccctgtggagaccacctctccacgacccaactcacggaggtcgcccagttgcagaccgagttttcggatgtgttctcgcccctgcccagtcgcactaacctcatagagcaccacatagagatgcccccgggggtggtagtgcgtagcctatATACCAGTTCCCTGTAACTGCTTGTGGGACTACCATGAAAGTTTGTAaatccctccccccccaaaaaaaaagtggcCTTAATTTTGCTTGCCATGTTTAGAAAGCATACACTCCACTCTGTCCAGGTACAAGCTGGTTATATGGTCTATGAAAACAGGATGTTCTCTACCTATGATGTTGGAGTTGGACCCCATGGCTCAATTACAAGAGACACTCACTATGAGTAAGCTAACTAAAACTCATGGCAATGGATTCTTTAAGGTTTTTACAGATCTACTGTGTTCCTTTGTAGGCTTTACTTCCAGTGTAAATATTCAGGTGTTGGCTTTGGGGCTCTGGCTATTGAACCTTCAGTCAATCATCTTGTGCCTGTTGTTGCTCCTGGACCACTCCAAGTAGAATTAAGATTAGGAAAAGGTTCATGTGTCACAAAGGGTTGTGTAGAAGGTAAGCAACTTCTGGATATTAGCAGGCAGTCTGAATTTGTCAAGGGTGTCAAGAACTGATTCCTGTCTCCCAACAGAACAAGTAGCCTATACCTCATACTACAGTGTTCCTGACTACCCTGTGATAAAGGTTCTGAGGGAGCCTGTGTATGTTGAGGTGCATATCACTGGGAGAACTGACCCAAATATTGTCCTGGTTTTGGGTGACTGCTGGGCAACTACTTCCCCTAACCCATATAGCCTTCCCCAATGGGACCTTTTGGTGAATGGGTACAGTATGTTTACATGTCTCACTTGCATAGTTCTGTTCCTCTACTTCACAGAAATGATAACCTTGTGTATTCTGTAGGTGTCCATACAAGGATGACCGCTATCTGTCCAAGCTGATACCAGTGACTGGGATGTCTGGACTTGCATACCCTTCTCATTACAGACGCTTTGTCCTGAAGATGTTTACGTTTGTGGATCAGACCtctgtggctccactgcatgagatggtaaaaaaatgtataaaattacactacttttttttttttttttggaaattggtTCTATTGCCtagcttcccccctcccccccccccagctctACATCCACTGCAGTACAGCTGTCTGTCTCCCAACTGCACAAGACTCTTGTGAACCAATGTGCACCAAGAGAAGTAGGTAGACCCCTTAACACTacttgctcccccccccccccccccccgactggCTTAtagactttctttctctctcttaggAAGAGATGCTGCAGCAGGAGGGAGGTCTCCTGGTGCATCAGGAATAGTGTCTAGTGGAGGAGTGATCTTTATGCAAGTTTGAATCTTTGAAAATAAAGACGCCATACTGTGGTTTGACTTGTTTATCTTGACATTGTCCATGTTGGCTATGGATTTGTAAATGGGTGGTGTTCATCTATCCTTGAATACACTTGGTGCAACAGATTATGCACTGGTAAATTACATGTTTCTTTAACTCTGTGCGGCTTTTGATGCTGTGCCTCATTCAACATACTAGGTACTGGAGTGTCCAATCTTCTCCTGGAAGGGCCAGTGTGGGTGCAGGTCATTCCAACTAGGCAGAAGCCTTCCTTTAAGTCTCAATTGACTGGTGAAAGTAGGTATGGTTCCTGGTCAGTTGGACTGCAACTATAATGGTGAAGGTTGGACACCTCTGGAATGGCTTTATTAGAATAAAAAAGGCTCTTGACTAGGTGTTTCCTggagctggctttttttttttatataagtcCCACTGCTGAGTAAATTGGTTGCAGCCATGGTAGTGGTTTCATCTGCATGCTGAAGACTCAGGCTTATCTTTCAGCAAAGCCCAAGGTGATGCTCTATTGATTGTAAGGCTTATTTCTCATTCACTGGCTGTTGAGTAactttaattctgacaagacaatCTTGTGGTGCACAGGATGGCCTTTCAGTTGTATCATGTGCAGCATTTATCAACTCACTATGTGAAACTTGTGGCTGGATTACTAGGATGgcatttttcttttcttaaagTTATTTAAGTAATGTCACAGATGTGGAGAAACCAGTTTATGCGATTATCTCTAGGTTAGTTTGAAACACAACCCAGCCACTAGGCTTGTAGAAGCCAGTGCATGGTTGGTGTTAGTCTCAAGCCTGGGTAGTTAggaggttgcatcaggaagggcatctagtgtaaaacctatgctggGTCACAAATTGGGTTTCCAAACCAATGGGTTTGGCCTGGGTTACCAACAACCACCCGTACTGTGGGCCAGCAGGGTGCTGGTAGAAACTAGGCAGTACAAAAGAGAGGGGGAAGGCCTGTCCAAAGATGGCAGCAGGAAGCGTAGGGGTGTGGAGGTGAGGTAGAAGACTGACTGGCAAAGGGAGAGAGCTGGGAGATGTGTTGGTGAGAAGAAAAGTGGTTACACTGTATGTATAAGACCAGGTGGAAGGGGAGCAAGGCCAGGTGCATCAGAGGTGGGTTCAAACTGTTCTACCATGGTGTGGATAGGAGAAATGGAGTAGGAGTTATCCTGAAAGACTGTCAAGTGTGTTGGCTAGTGCCAAGTATGAAGCTGGAAATTGAAGGTGTGGTGATGAATGTGGTCAGTGTATATGCCCCACAAGTTGAGTGTAAGATGGAAGAGAATTTCTGGAGTGATTTGGATGGAGTGTCTACTCAAGGTAGAGTGGTGATTGGAGTGGCTTTCAGTGGGCATGTTGGTGAAGGGAACAGAGGTGATAGGTAGGTATGGTGTGGAGGAGAGGAATGTGGAAGGACAGATGGGGTATCCTTTGCAAAAAGGATAAAAATGTCAGTGTTTTCAAGAAGGAATGCTGCTCCATCTCTCAGAGCTGCTGCAGTGACAAGGGTCCACTAGCAAAGTTTGACTTAAAATGACCTCCACTAGGAGGCCTTTGTTTTAATATCAGTAATGGCTCAAGAGTTACTGTGCTCATGCATTAATTTTTCATACTTTAACATGCAGAGTTACTAACTGCAGCACAAAGCTCATCCAGTACACCAGTTTTGGTTAGGTGTTTCTGGCAGGTGGCTCAGATTACTAGTAATTacatccagcagtagttgtgGGTTTGTCCTTTAGTCAAAGCATGACAAGTGAGCCAGCACTCATGTCAGGCTTAAAGCTAACCCTGGCCTCTTGGCTTTTCCATCAGTTTTCCTCACTAATGTCTGCTTCATAGATGATAAAATGGGCTGCATAAAACTGCTTTTGACCTCCCAAAATGAAGAGGTGCTGTTCTCATCTTTGCTGAAATGTGGCTGCATGAAGGCATTGTTAACTTTGCCAGCTAGCTGCATTCCAAGCAGACGATGGTGCTGTGGGGTCTTTTTGTGCTTGCAGAGGTCCTAGCAGTCAGATGCAGACCTTTCTATGTCCCTAGAGAATTCACCTCTGATCATTATGGCAGTCAAGAAACTctaggaaagggacccaacccagaacacactggacagGTGAGGAAGGTGATAATCATTGTGGCTGTTTCCCTCTTAGCACTACTGCAAATGCTAACTGTGTAGCAGATCTACATTAGCATACTGGTCTAACCAAACCTCAGATGATGCCATCTCAACTTCCTTCCAGCTCGCACGTTCCCATCCGGACAAAAGAAAGTTGTCATGCTGTTCAAAGACTAGCTTGGAATTCAAAACAGTCATTCCACGGAGACTGGTAGGGAATCTGAGCCTACTGGGCATGAAGCCTTGCTAGCCACACTCCACATCATCGGCTCTGCTATTAAGACAGTCAGCAGCATGAAGTTCCTGGGGATGTACATGGCAGATGACCTCACCTGGGCCCTTAACACCACAACAATCACCAAAAAAACCCCAGCAGCAACTTCACTTCCTGCAGGGGCTGAAAAAGGCCAGCCTAACACCCCCACTACCACCTTCTACTGGGGCTATTGTGACCATCCCCTCAGACTGGTAGGGAAGCTGAGCCTGCTGAGCATGAATGTCTGTCTCCCTTTGTAAATGGATCCTGGATTTTCTCACCAACGGGCCCCAATCTGTCAGCATGGGCAATGCCTCCAGGGTCCTCAGACTGGGCACCAGTGCACCCCAGGGTTGTGCTCAGCCCACTACTGTTCACCCTGCTAACACATGACTGCTGCCAAGCACAGTTCAAACCATATCAAGATTGCAGAGGACACAACAGTGGTGTGAcaatgagtctgcatacagacaggTTAGACAGCTGGTGGGTTTGTATCAAGATGGATAAACTTGTCTCTGAATGTTGAAAAACAATGGTTGACTTCAGGGGTAGCCTTGCCATGCACACTCCATACCACATCAAGGACTCTGCTGTTAAGATGGTCAGCAACATGAAATTCCTGTCAGCAGACAACCTAACCTGGACACTCAACACCACAACCATCACCAGAAAAGCCCAGCAGCACCTCCACTTCCTATAGAGG contains:
- the LOC132892196 gene encoding zona pellucida sperm-binding protein 4-like — translated: MAPLCKWKGLFMPIYQFPVTACGTTMKVQAGYMVYENRMFSTYDVGVGPHGSITRDTHYELYFQCKYSGVGFGALAIEPSVNHLVPVVAPGPLQVELRLGKGSCVTKGCVEEQVAYTSYYSVPDYPVIKVLREPVYVEVHITGRTDPNIVLVLGDCWATTSPNPYSLPQWDLLVNGCPYKDDRYLSKLIPVTGMSGLAYPSHYRRFVLKMFTFVDQTSVAPLHEMLYIHCSTAVCLPTAQDSCEPMCTKRRRDAAAGGRSPGASGIVSSGGVIFMQV